The proteins below are encoded in one region of Scleropages formosus chromosome 19, fSclFor1.1, whole genome shotgun sequence:
- the dspb gene encoding desmoplakin-B isoform X1, with protein sequence MSSYGSQNRLHTIGRKTTTSRGEMNRGSYTFSRAEYSHSGNGYPGGPGEFATFNPQYSRMSVTGVQSGPPQFAIIQQKAILLQEQVQDCMQKAEMIQNTGITSRNKREAENLMNMLSDCILQLKGYAVELQQIGQSNENILRSIDVCQEQLQVLNFAMGGTVQRKKSIVVYDDPGRNFQEAMAWMGQQKRLIETSPWGDDSAAIEQQIFNQNKFHSSIQRSTEVERARDELQQKGDKVSLHMLEQEWENLQRMSITRTKQLQDLQRIIEEISREIMWVNEREEEELVFDWGDKNIDAYIPKKQESYSKLMRDLEEKEKELNKVKLKAEGLLKSNHPASDKIEAYMDTLQTQWSWLLQITKCIDVHLKENAAYSQFFKEANETNLKLQKQHEAIRQKFSCDRSTPLDNLLEMLKNLEREKERIMENKRQVQLLVNKSKSIVRLKPRNPEDKSSSQVMVQALCDFKQDQKVILKGNEGILKDNSQRSKWLVTGPGGLDMLIPSVCLLVPPPNPLSITLANKNEQYYEAILGIWNQLFINIKSLISWQYCVRDITRINSLTISMLAKMRPEEYRNIIRSLETHYQEFQRNCLGSEMFGDEDKKNIETGYTSAQAHYDKLVIQLPAYIDQEPPKVIVASKENQLKVEPAQTSKGPVDVQSQMVLTDLQSLRRRLETAELGLTQHLHLPLHDDSLQECSQRISQLEIVHRDISGIGDAYIKLKAKIQSQLQNMTDADKAKFLQAELDFINQKLRTLEGFSSSYLERLKALRALFQCMIQAEDTIKVHEARLTEKETTSLDPNQVEEYKATLKQMKADLEQKRDLFNAMESQLSNTVHWNEQISQSFHKCDVDLSKYSELVGQMSDRWHRILAQINTRTQDMEKYLPILRRYLQTSSTLSTWIDDTRQRQDNLQVAKFDDVKIVMEQLNQQKMLNSEIKAKREDVEDVQRDADTCAGSIKDYELQLASYGAGLETLLNIPVRKTLLQSPSTIVSQEAANLQTRYIELLTRSGDYHKFLGEMLKNSEELKMRNTRIDLLEEELRILRGEIQDRSVKNKSLEDAIGRYQLELSQSKDQLLTMEEVKRTQAMQCNATKEDLNSTFNQVKDLNEQVARLTYQIDEEKRMRRLAEERYTNQQAEYELVIRKRQKELEEINWAKIDIEKTIKDKEREIERLRRQLEDEMARQREIESELSKVRTQHKQEINNLKTTYESEIHVTKINVQKLAKQKEEDSSGLKYQCDRLESEKNSLEEELRRLRLSMSQAEELRKRAEHDVFQLKSTGTEESRRRLELEIQVQTMTEQINENDLRYKESLADATKAIQEKNRQITLLTQNLEEESRKRKALEIENFSLKQTQTDLKAKHASSLEAINTLKVSEQEKNQIKTELEKLTSEKTKSEQHVVRLQSRIKDLQQMVEDLEADVEKHKKEVQDETTRKKRLEAELDRMTQSCREYTNTINVMKRQQEEVSITDRRNEQELRRLQDALDKSLRDHKATTEKLDQLTAELKALQQQLQQEQARVKEANLRNETLYKTIEEKSRVLNDNTTEINKLQSMIQNLTKEHLKLEEELRALKLERDELQKEKDSSNSETTTQISSLHLQLQTSSKNTLELQRLIDELTKEKAKLKMEMETIQRQAIETSNMIHNSQTHYNELLQEKEGLLLKIKMLEQDKSKLQRYEDELNRIKVTLESEQRQKQRLQDENMQISRDFSYWKSQYELKEEQVRKCTSDKDATERERNSLKNEIARLMSELRMVDDRYKLRLNSTEKEIADLKLTKDSLERELRKLNQHPDVSSKQTQTSDNEIMVDSSKLLFDGIRKKVSANQLFDCGVIDKSTLNQLLKGQKTVQDVAVDIQLNLKGTSVIAGITGRPQEKMPITEAKKKNVITPEGATMLLEAQAATGHIIDPRVNEKMAVDVAYSKGLVDAEDRDTLIRAECASTGFIDPHTGKLLSVGQAMKKGQINKETALRLLQAQEAAGGIVDPVLSVFLPKDVALDRSLIDEDLYRALNKKPTCYIDPVTQEKQTYIDLKLKSRPDPSTGLLLFPALEKPLTVQGLRGEVSISELVDANLLGSVDVDGLREGRITSTDIENRLRSYLRGSTCIAGIYDEAKNRTVSFYKAMKEGLLRPGTTLELLEAQAASGFIIDPVNNQYLTVEEATQKDLVGREFKDKLLSAERAVTGYKDPLTGTIISLFQAMEKGLIEKGHGIRLLEAQIASGGIIDPKHSHRIDVDVAYKRKYFDKEMNDILSYEGDDTKGFFDPNTEENLTYLQLKKRCITDESTGLVLLPLRDKTKQYKTTQKKTLRKRRVVIVDPDTKKEMTVQEAYEKQLIDYETYVELSGQESEWEEITITGSDGSTRFVIIDRKTGIQHDIQDSLNRGIIDQATFDKYRSGSLTLTQFADTITRKTSSSQCVSPSTVQSVAAYSSPPQQTTDSTASSKHIASVSIMVSKSSEKLNEQGPIGAIFDTETLEKITITEALRRGIVDSITAQRLLEAQACTGGIINPATNKKLSLQDAARQGIIDDDMATRLKPAQKAYLGFEDVKTKRKMSAAEAMKEKWLPYEAGQRFLEFQYLTGGLVDPEFGQRSRLEDVVRKGWLDERTAQKLRDTFNHPKNLTCPKTKLKISYKEAMDNCMVEERSGLMMLQASSISSKGISSPYNVSSAPGSQGGSRSGSRSGSRRGSVDLTSKFSYSFTSFSSSALS encoded by the exons CCCACCTCAGTTTGCCATTATTCAACAGAAGGCAATATTGCTGCAAGAACAGGTCCAAGACTGCATGCAGAAAGCTGAGATGATTCAGAAT ACTGGCATCACATCTCGAAACAAGAGGGAGGCGGAGAACTTGATGAACATGCTCAGTGATTGCATTCTCCAGCTAAAGGGATATGCTGTTGAACTGCAGCAGATAGGCCAGTCTAATGAGAACATTCTGAGAAG CATCGATGTCTGCCAGGAGCAATTGCAGGTGCTTAATTTTGCCATGGGAGGAACAGTTCAGCGTAAAAAGAGCATTGTGGTCTATGATGACCCTGGACGAAACTTCCAGGAGGCAATGGCTTGGATGGGTCAGCAAAAG CGCTTGATAGAGACCTCGCCCTGGGGGGATGACTCTGCAGCCATTGAGCAGCAAATCTTCAACCAGAACAAGTTCCACAGCTCCATCCAGAGGAGCACTGAAGTAGAACGTGCCAGAGATGAACTG caacagaaaGGGGACAAAGTCAGCCTGCACATGCTGGAACAAGAATGGGAGAACTTGCAG AGGATGTCCATCACTCGCACGAAGCAGCTTCAAGACCTGCAGAGGATCATCGAGGAGATCTCTCGGGAGATCATGTGGGTGAACGAGCGTGAAGAAGAGGAGCTGGTGTTTGACTGGGGTGACAAGAACATTGATGCCTACATCCCCAAGAAACAGGAGAGCTACTCT AAACTTATGCGTGACCTGgaggaaaaggagaaggaaCTGAACAAAGTGAAGCTGAAGGCTGAAGGTCTTCTGAAAAGTAACCATCCTGCATCTGACAAGATTGAG gCTTACATGGACACACTGCAGACTCAGTGGAGCTGGCTTCTTCAGATCACCAAGTGCATTGATGTACATCTTAAAGAGAATGCTGCCTATAGCCAG TTCTTCAAGGAGGCCAATGAGACCAACCTCAAATTGCAAAAGCAGCATGAGGCCATTCGCCAGAAGTTCAGCTGTGACAGGAGCACACCTTTGGACAATCTTCTGGAAATGCTTAAGAATCTGGAG AGGGAAAAGGAGAGGATCATGGAGAACAAAAGGCAGGTCCAGCTTCTGGTGAACAAGTCCAAGAGTATTGTGAGGCTGAAACCACGCAATCCAGAAGACAAAAGCAGCAGCCAAGTGATGGTGCAGGCTTTGTGTGACTTCAAACAGGATCAg AAAGTAATCCTTAAGGGCAATGAGGGCATTCTGAAGGACAATTCACAGCGCAGCAAGTGGCTTGTGACGGGACCAGGTGGCCTGGATATGCTCATCCCCTCTGTGTGCCTCCTTGTTCCCCCTCCCAATCCGCTCAGCATCACCCTGGCTAACAA GAATGAGCAGTACTATGAGGCAATCCTTGGAATTTGGAACCAGCTGTTCATCAACATCAAGAGCTTGATCTCTTGGCAGTACTGTGTGAGAGACATCACCCGCATCAACTCCCTGACCATCTCCATG CTTGCTAAAATGCGTCCAGAGGAATATCGGAACATCATCAGAAGCCTGGAGACTCACTACCAGGAATTCCAGCGCAACTGCCTTGGCTCAGAGATGTTCGGTGATGAGGATAAGAAGAACATTGAGACAGGGTACACTAGTGCTCAAGCCCATTACGACAAACTGGTTATTCAGCTGCCTGCATACA TCGACCAGGAACCTCCCAAAGTGATCGTGGCAAGTAAAGAAAACCAACTCAAGGTAGAGCCGGCTCAAACCTCGAAGGGGCCTGTTGATGTACAAAGCCAGATGGTACTGACAGACCTGCAAAGCTTGAGGCGTAGGCTGGAGACAGCCGAGTTAGGCCTCACTCAACACCTCCACCTGCCCCTGCATGATGACAGCCTGCAAGAGTGCTCCCAGCGTATCAGCCAGCTGGAG ATTGTACACCGTGATATCAGTGGAATCGGAGATGCTTACATCAAGTTGAAGGCAAAGATCCAGAGTCAGCTTCAAAATATGACAGATGCGGACAAGGCCAAGTTCCTTCAGGCAGAACTGGACTTCATCAACCAGAAATTAAGGACCCTGGAAGGCTTCTCCTCATCTTATTTAGAAAG ACTCAAGGCACTCCGAGCTCTGTTCCAGTGCATGATACAGGCAGAGGATACCATAAAGGTACATGAAGCCCGGCTGACTGAGAAGGAAACtacctccctggatcccaaccaAGTGGAGGAGTACAAGGCTACCCTCAAG CAAATGAAAGCAGACCTTGAACAAAAGAGGGACCTTTTCAATGCGATGGAGTCGCAACTGAGCAATACAGTGCACTGGAATGAGCAAATCAGTCAGTCATTCCACAAGTGTGATGTGGACCTGTCCAAATACTCTGAGCTGGTTGGCCAGATGTCAGACCGCTGGCATCGAATCCTGGCCCAGATCAACACCAG GACCCAGGACATGGAGAAGTACCTACCAATACTCCGGCGCTATCTGCAGACCAGCTCTACCCTGAGTACGTGGATCGATGACACACGTCAACGTCAGGACAATCTGCAGGTGGCAAAATTCGATGATGTCAAGATCGTAATGGAGCAGCTGAATCAGCAGAAG ATGCTGAACTCAGAAATAAAAGCGAAGAGAGAAGATGTTGAAGATGTTCAGAGAGATGCTGATACTTGCGCAGGCTCCATCAAG gattaTGAGCTGCAGCTGGCCTCCTATGGTGCAGGTCTGGAAACTCTGTTAAACATCCCAGTTCGGAAGACTCTCCTCCAGTCCCCCTCAACAATTGTTTCTCAAGAG GCTGCTAACCTCCAAACCCGCTATATTGAACTACTCACTCGATCTGGAGATTACCACAAGTTCCTGGGGGAGATGCTGAAGAACTCGGAAGAATTAAAG atgagaaacaccAGAATTGACCTTTTGGAAGAAGAGTTGAGAATCCTTAGAGGGGAAATCCAGGACAGAAGTGTGAAGAACAAGTCTCTTGAAGATGCTATTGGTAGATACCAGTTGGAGCTCTCCCAGTCCAAGGATCAGCTGCTGACCATGGAAGAGGTGAAAAGAACCCAGGCTATGCAGTGTAATGCCACAAAGGAGGACCTCAACAGCACTTTCAACCAGGTGAAAGATCTGAATGAACAGGTTGCCCGACTCACCTACCAGATTGATGAGGAGAAGCGAATGAGAAGGCTAGCAGAGGAGCGGTACACCAATCAGCAAGCAGAGTATGAGCTTGTTATCCGCAAGAGGCAGAAGGAACTTGAGGAAATAAACTGGGCAAAGATTGACATTGAGAAGACCATCAAAGACAAAGAACGGGAAATTGAGAGActgagaagacagctggaggaTGAGATGGCCAGGCAGCGCGAGATTGAGTCTGAGCTGTCAAAGGTAAGAACTCAGcataaacaagaaataaataacttaAAGACAACATATGAGTCCGAAATTCATGTCACTAAAATTAACGTCCAAAAGCTTgcaaaacaaaaggaagaagATTCATCAGGTCTAAAGTACCAGTGTGACAGATtagaaagtgagaaaaataGCCTAGAGGAAGAGCTTAGGAGGCTAAGACTATCAATGAGCCAGGCTGAAGAGTTAAGAAAGAGGGCAGAGCATGACGTCTTTCAGCTGAAGTCTACTGGAACAGAGGAGTCCAGAAGAAGATTGGAGCTAGAGATCCAGGTTCAGACCATGACGgaacaaataaatgagaatGATTTGAGGTACAAAGAATCTCTGGCAGATGCAACTAAAGCAATACAGGAGAAGAACAGGCAGATAACTTTGTTAACACAGAACCTCGAAGAGGAATCAAGAAAGAGGAAGGCACTTGAAAttgaaaatttcagtttgaaacAAACCCAAACTGATCTTAAGGCAAAACATGCCTCTTCTCTTGAAGCCATCAACACGCTGAAAGTGTCAGAGCAGgagaaaaatcaaattaaaactgaactTGAAAAGCTGACCAGTGAGAAGACCAAATCAGAGCAACATGTAGTCCGACTTCAGAGCAGAATTAAAGACCTTCAGCAGATGGTAGAGGACCTGGAGGCTGATGTTGAGAAGCATAAGAAGGAAGTACAGGATGAAACCACTAGGAAGAAGAGGCTGGAGGCAGAGTTAGACAGAATGACTCAGTCATGTAGAGAGTACACCAACACCATTAATGTTATGAagaggcagcaggaggaagTGTCTATTACAGACAGAAGAAATGAGCAAGAACTACGAAGGCTCCAGGATGCTCTAGACAAGAGCCTGAGGGACCACAAAGCTACCACAGAGAAGCTTGACCAGCTCACTGCTGAGCTGAAGGCTCTCCAGCAACAACTCCAGCAAGAACAGGCAAGAGTCAAAGAAGCAAATCTCAGAAATGAGACATTGTACAAGACCATTGAGGAGAAGAGTCGGGTGCTGAATGATAATACCACCGAAATTAATAAACTGCAGAGTATGATTCAGAATCTGACAAAAGAGCATCTGAAGTTGGAAGAAGAGCTCAGAGCTCTGAAACTTGAGAGGGAtgagctgcagaaagaaaaggaTAGCAGCAACAGTGAGACCACAACTCAGATTTCTTCCCTCCACCTGCAGCTCCAAACCAGCAGCAAAAACACCTTGGAGCTTCAGAGACTTATTGATGAGTTAACTAAAGAGAAGGCAAAgttgaaaatggaaatggaaacaaTCCAAAGGCAAGCCATTGAG acttcCAACATGATCCATAATTCTCAAACTCATTATAATGAGTTGTTGCAAGAGAAAGAAGGTCTGCTgctgaaaataaagatgttgGAACAGGATAAGAGCAAACTGCAGCGATATGAAGATGAACTGAATCGTATCAAAGTCACGCTAGAGTCTGAACAACGGCAAAAGCAACGTCTTCAAGATGAGAATATGCAAATTAGCAGAGATTTCAGTTATTGGAAAAGTCAGTATGAACTGAAGGAGGAGCAAGTGAGAAAGTGTACCTCCGATAAAGATGcaactgagagagagaggaactCCTTGAAAAATGAGATTGCACGGCTTATGTCTGAGCTAAGGATGGTGGATGATAGATATAAACTTAGACTGAATTCCACAGAGAAGGAAATAGCAGACCTAAAATTAACTAAAGACAGTTTGGAGAGAGAGCTAAGGAAGCTAAACCAGCATCCAGATGTCTCCAGTAAGCAAACACAAACTAGTGATAATGAGATTATGGTGGACTCCTCGAAGCTACTCTTTGACGGCATTCGCAAAAAAGTCTCAGCCAATCAGTTGTTTGACTGTGGAGTCATTGACAAAAGCACACTTAATCAACTTCTCAAAGGACAGAAGACTGTACAAGATGTGGCTGTTGACATCCAGCTCAATCTGAAAGGCACTAGTGTCATTGCAGGCATTACTGGAAGGCCACAGGAAAAAATGCCAATCACAGAGgccaagaagaaaaatgtgatcACACCAGAAGGTGCCACCATGCTCCTTGAAGCTCAAGCTGCAACAGGCCACATTATCGATCCCAGAGTAAATGAAAAGATGGCTGTTGATGTAGCCTATTCCAAGGGACTTGTAGATGCTGAAGACAGAGATACCCTTATTAGAGCAGAATGTGCAAGCACTGGTTTTATTGACCCTCACACTGGCAAGCTGCTGTCTGTCGGACAAGCAATGAAAAAGGGGCAAATCAACAAGGAGACTGCACTCCGTCTATTACAAGCACAAGAAGCTGCTGGAGGCATAGTTGACCCAGTTCTAAGTGTGTTTTTACCTAAAGATGTTGCTCTTGACCGCAGTTTAATTGATGAAGATCTCTATAGGGCCTTGAACAAGAAACCAACATGCTATATTGATCCAGTTACGCAAGAGAAACAAACTTATATTGACCTGAAATTGAAATCCAGACCTGATCCCAGTACTGGCTTGCTCCTCTTTCCTGCTTTAGAAAAACCCTTAACAGTACAGGGTCTCAGGGGAGAGGTCTCTATCTCAGAGCTTGTTGATGCCAACCTTCTGGGGAGTGTTGATGTAGATGGCTTGAGAGAAGGCAGAATAACCAGCACAGACATTGAAAACAGACTCAGGTCATATTTACGAGGCTCTACCTGCATTGCAGGGATTTATGATGAAgctaaaaacagaacagtatCCTTCTACAAGGCCATGAAGGAAGGCCTCCTTAGACCTGGCACAACACTGGAGCTCCTGGAAGCCCAGGCTGCCTCTGGGTTCATAATTGATCCTGTCAATAATCAGTATTTGACAGTGGAGGAAGCAACACAGAAAGATCTTGTGGGCAGAGAATTCAAGGACAAACTTCTGTCAGCTGAGAGAGCAGTCACTGGATACAAAGATCCCCTCACTGGAACAATCATCTCCTTGTTCCAGGCTATGGAAAAGGGCTTGATAGAGAAGGGTCATGGCATCAGACTGCTGGAAGCTCAAATCGCAAGTGGTGGAATAATAGATCCCAAACACAGCCATCGCATTGATGTAGATGTTGCATACAAGAGAAAGTATTTTGACAAAGAGATGAATGACATCCTGTCGTATGAAGGTGACGACACTAAGGGCTTCTTTGATccaaacactgaagaaaatttGACCTATCTGCAGCTTAAAAAGAGGTGTATCACTGATGAGAGCACTGGCCTTGTCCTGCTCCCACTGCGGGATAAGACAAAGCAGTATAAGACGACTCAGAAGAAAACCCTTCGCAAGCGTCGGGTGGTGATTGTAGACCCTGACACTAAGAAAGAAATGACGGTACAGGAAGCATATGAAAAACAACTCATCGACTATGAAACCTATGTGGAGCTCTCAGGGCAAGAGTCTGAGTGGGAGGAAATCACAATTACAGGGTCTGATGGCTCTACCCGATTTGTGATCATTGACAGAAAAACAGGAATACAGCATGACATCCAAGATTCCCTTAATAGGGGAATCATTGACCAAGCCACATTTGATAAGTATCGTTCAGGATCCCTCACTCTCACGCAATTTGCAGACACCATCACCAGAAAGACAAGTTCTAGTCAGTGTGTAAGTCCCAGTACTGTCCAAAGTGTGGCTGCATACAGTAGTCCACCACAACAAACAACCGACTCAACAGCATCATCTAAGCATATTGCTAGTGTCTCTATAATGGTCTCTAAATCATCTGAAAAGCTAAATGAGCAAGGTCCTATAGGAGCCATATTTGATACAGAAACGCTTGAGAAGATAACCATCACTGAAGCACTGAGACGTGGAATAGTGGACTCCATCACTGCCCAGCGTCTGTTAGAAGCTCAGGCATGCACTGGGGGCATCATCAACCCAGCCACAAATAAAAAGCTGTCACTGCAAGATGCTGCACGCCAAGGCATTATTGATGATGACATGGCTACTAGGTTGAAGCCAGCTCAAAAGGCATACCTTGGTTTTGAGGATGTGAAGACCAAGAGGAAGATGTCAGCTGCGGAGGCAATGAAGGAGAAGTGGCTCCCATATGAAGCTGGACAGAGGTTCCTTGAGTTTCAATATCTCACGGGTGGCCTGGTTGACCCTGAGTTTGGGCAGAGAAGTCGTCTTGAAGATGTTGTCCGGAAAGGATGGCTGGATGAAAGGACAGCACAAAAGCTTCGAGACACCTTCAATCATCCCAAGAACCTGACCTGCCCAAAGACCAAGTTGAAGATCTCATACAAGGAGGCTATGGACAACTGCATGGTGGAGGAAAGAAGTGGGCTGATGATGCTCCAGGCTTCCTCCATTTCCTCCAAGGGGATAAGCAGCCCTTACAATGTGTCTTCAGCCCCTGGGTCCCAGGGCGGCTCCCGGTCTGGGTCCCGGTCTGGGTCTCGTAGAGGCAGTGTAGACCTCACCTCCAAGTTCAGTTACAGCTTCACATCCTTTAGCTCCAGCGCTCTCTCTTAA